A single window of Eucalyptus grandis isolate ANBG69807.140 chromosome 1, ASM1654582v1, whole genome shotgun sequence DNA harbors:
- the LOC120287006 gene encoding uncharacterized protein LOC120287006, producing the protein MVLVEPVPKVIDPLKIRIDDNPQAGIIGAPGDAMVDLASPLNVEVPDEISSSGSESDSPEVVASSIPVDPDPPHLPPEPTLAALVRQKGNLRPASADVRFPLNSKLMPPSAKKRGGKKRGLGTPLKQAEIRNFVRTNNICCIGILETKISPNVFHAVSATLLPGWNWCFNYVHSARGRVWVGWNPTYALFVMSDCSSQAIHGHLRSITNGTSFYLSVVYAEHSFILRRPLWAELNHYSLLYPNEPWIVAGDFNAIRYASDRADRSNYWIPAFEDFGNCLIQAGLDDLRFVGNRFTWVASSGPNRKQRKIDRVVVNSAWNSTFSYSEASFLAPGVSDHSPMVVRILPTPNNRKPFKFFNFWMAHPTFFELVAQIWDSSFVGSPMYTLCCKLRALKYRLKGLNRTAYSDISTRTEEARSLLLIAQNAIQLDPLNRL; encoded by the exons ATGGTTCTGGTCGAGCCTGTTCCTAAGGTAATTGATCCTCTAAAGATACGAATTGATGATAACCCCCAAGCCGGTATTATTGGAGCACCAGGCGATGCTATGGTGGATCTCGCATCCCCCTTAAATGTTGAAGTCCCAGATGAGATCAGTTCTAGTGGAAGTGAATCGGATTCTCCCGAGGTAGTTGCTTCATCCATCCCTGTGGATCCTGACCCTCCCCATCTTCCTCCTGAACCGACCCTTGCAGCCCTTGTGAGGCAGAAAGGAAATCTTCGACCTGCGTCAGCTGATGTGCGTTTCCCTTTGAATTCTAAACTGATGCCACCCTCGGCGAAAAAGCGAGGTGGCAAGAAAAG GGGTCTCGGCACCCCCCTTAAACAGGCCGAAATTAGGAATTTTGTGAGAACCAATAACATTTGTTGTATTGGTATCTTGGAGACTAAGATCTCGCCTAATGTTTTTCATGCTGTCTCCGCTACTTTGCTTCCTGGTTGGAATTGGTGCTTCAATTATGTGCATTCGGCAAGAGGTAGAGTTTGGGTGGGTTGGAACCCTACTTATGCCCTTTTTGTTATGTCCGACTGCTCCTCTCAGGCCATTCATGGCCACTTGAGATCTATCACTAATGGCACTTCCTTCTACTTATCGGTGGTTTATGCGGAGCACTCATTTATTTTGAGAAGACCGTTGTGGGCTGAGTTGAATCACTACAGCCTTTTGTACCCGAATGAGCCTTGGATCGTTGCTGGAGACTTCAATGCTATCCGGTATGCCTCTGATAGGGCGGATAGATCAAACTACTGGATTCCAGCCTTTGAAGATTTTGGCAATTGTCTCATTCAAGCTGGCTTGGATGATCTTAGGTTTGTTGGTAATCGCTTTACTTGGGTAGCCTCCTCTGGACCTAATCGCAAGCAAAGGAAGATCGACAGGGTTGTTGTAAACTCGGCTTGGAACTCTACTTTCTCTTATTCTGAGGCCTCCTTCTTGGCGCCGGGTGTATCGGACCATTCCCCGATGGTTGTTAGGATCCTCCCTACTCCAAACAATCGTAAgccttttaagttttttaacttttggatgGCCCATCCGACCTTCTTTGAGCTGGTAGCACAGATATGGGATTCTTCCTTCGTTGGCTCGCCCATGTATACGCTTTGCTGCAAATTGCGTGCTCTAAAGTATAGACTTAAAGGCCTAAACAGGACAGCCTACTCGGATATCTCAACTCGTACGGAGGAAGCTAGAAGTCTGCTGTTGATTgcccaaaatgcaattcaaTTAGACCCGCTCAACCGCCTTTAG
- the LOC120287010 gene encoding spermidine hydroxycinnamoyl transferase-like, translating into MSMTVRYRDTHTIKPETETWSGYLPLSELDQIDMISHWYTIYFYKPPSEWIHSADAIFNTLRGSLSRVLVPFYPLAGRLEWLDGGRLRLEWLEWLDCNAMGVWLIEAESEVTHNAKKEYSEVACSGLCLRALHAHRHMCAAIVSNRVHDHVKSAIEDIRRQPDLTSFQDLHAQGSTQGAFYGNPNLRVSCWLTLPLNGLDFGWGREIHMGLGNHDLDADFVVLPGLEEASGLVVAVCLQTAHIEDFKKFFCEDIVE; encoded by the exons ATGTCCATGACTGTGAGGTACCGGGACACTCACACCATAAAGCCTGAGACAGAGACGTGGAGTGGCTACCTACCACTCTCGGAGCTGGACCAAATTGACATGATCAGCCATTGGTACACCATTTACTTCTACAAACCACCCTCAGAATGGATCCACTCGGCCGATGCCATCTTCAACACTCTCCGAGGTTCATTGAGCCGCGTGCTGGTCCCCTTCTATCCACTTGCTGGAAGGCTCGAGTGGCTCGATGGGGGACGGCTCCGGCTGGAGTGGCTCGAGTGGCTCGATTGCAATGCCATGGGTGTTTGGCTCATCGAGGCCGAATCCGAAG TGACTCACAATGCCAAAAAGGAGTACAGCGAGGTCGCCTGCTCGGGTTTGTGTTTGCGCGCCTTGCACGCACACCGCCATATGTGCGCGGCAATCGTCTCAAATCGGGTGCACGACCATGTGAAGTCGGCCATTGAGGACATCCGGAGACAACCGGACTTGACCTCGTTTCAGGATCTGCATGCCCAAGGGAGCACACAAGGGGCTTTCTATGGAAACCCTAATCTCAGGGTGTCGTGCTGGTTGACGTTGCCGCTGAACGGCCTTGATTTCGGGTGGGGGAGAGAGATTCACATGGGGCTTGGGAACCACGATTTGGATGCCGATTTTGTGGTTCTTCCAGGTCTTGAGGAAGCAAGTGGCTTGGTGGTGGCCGTGTGCTTGCAAACAGCGCACATTGAAGATTTCAAGAAGTTCTTCTGCGAGGATATCGTGGAGTAA